One segment of Chionomys nivalis chromosome 1, mChiNiv1.1, whole genome shotgun sequence DNA contains the following:
- the Akap3 gene encoding A-kinase anchor protein 3 isoform X1, giving the protein MADRVDWLQSQNGVCKVDVYSPGDFQQQDWKMDASTDPVRVLSWLRKDLEKSTAGFQDSRFKPGESSFGEEMAIPGDQRKGFSVDYYNTTNRGSPGRLHFEVTHKENPPPGPIAHVGNGSSIDEVSFYANRLTNLVIAMARKEINEKIHGSENKCVHQSFFMGDEPTPHKSLSTVASELVNETVSACSKNIAGDKAPGSGDRALGSVQSPGLRYKSTLKIKESTKDGKCPDDKPGSKKSFFYKEVFESRNAGDAKDGGRSLPGERKLFRGQDRPDDYTNSVSQGIMTYANSVVSDMMVSIMKTLRIQVKDTTIATILLKKVLIKHAKEVVSDLIDSFMKNLHNVTGSLMTDTDFVSAVKRSFFSHGSQKATDIMDAMLGKLYNVMVAKKFPENIRKARDKSESYSLISMKSQPGDPRQPNMNFEMKSEAKLRESLFSACMPEKEKSCAETLGEHIIKEGLTMWHKTHQKDCKPPSIDFAAKPCHPQPEVSFEVPDPCDLSPPPQQPEPFEKFMCESDSWAKDLIVSALLLIQYHLAQGGRMDPQSFLEAAATTNFPANKPQAVHDESRLKSPHKMCDQEQTEKKDLMSVIFNFIRNLLSETIFKSKRNSESKAQGVKEEEINQCERPVTPPAPKLCEEEEEEETDGALSGLTKMVANQLDGCMNGQMVEHLMDSVMKLCLIIAKSCDSPLSELGDEKCGDASRPNSAFPDNLYECLPVKGTGTAEALLQNAYLAIHNELRGLSGQPPEGCEIPKVIVSNHNLADTVQNKQLQAVLQWVAASELNVPILYFAGDDEGIQEKLLQLSAAAVEKGRSVGEVLQSVLRYEKERQLDEAVGNVTRLQLLDWLMANL; this is encoded by the coding sequence GATGCATCAACGGATCCTGTCCGAGTGCTCAGCTGGCTCCGCAAAGACCTGGAGAAAAGTACAGCAGGGTTCCAGGACTCGAGGTTCAAGCCTGGAGAGTCCTCGTTTGGGGAGGAAATGGCTATCCCAGGAGACCAGCGCAAAGGCTTCTCTGTCGACTACTACAATACCACCAACAGGGGCAGTCCGGGGAGATTGCATTTTGAGGTGACACACAAGGAGAACCCTCCTCCGGGCCCCATTGCCCACGTTGGTAATGGGAGTTCCATAGATGAAGTTTCCTTCTATGCCAACCGCCTCACAAACCTAGTGATAGCCATGGCCCGGAAGGAGATCAATGAGAAGATCCATGGCTCTGAAAATAAATGTGTCCATCAGTCGTTCTTTATGGGGGATGAGCCCACACCCCACAAGAGCTTGAGTACAGTAGCCTCCGAGCTGGTGAATGAGACTGTCTCTGCGTGTTCCAAGAACATCGCTGGTGACAAAGCTCCGGGCTCTGGAGACAGAGCCTTGGGGTCAGTGCAGAGCCCTGGTCTAAGATACAAAAGCACTTTGAAGATCAAGGAAAGCACCAAGGATGGCAAGTGCCCAGACGACAAGCCTGGTTCTAAGAAGTCTTTCTTCTATAAGGAAGTGTTTGAATCTCGGAATGCAGGGGATGCCAAGGACGGTGGAAGGTCCTTACCTGGAGAGAGAAAGCTGTTCAGGGGCCAGGACAGGCCTGACGACTATACAAACTCTGTCAGTCAGGGGATCATGACCTATGCTAACAGTGTGGTGTCCGACATGATGGTCTCCATCATGAAGACCCTGAGGATCCAGGTGAAAGACACCACCATTGCCACCATTCTGCTGAAGAAGGTACTGATCAAGCACGCCAAAGAGGTGGTCTCCGATCTCATCGACTCGTTCATGAAGAACCTCCACAATGTCACAGGGAGCCTCATGACTGACACAGACTTCGTCTCAGCTGTGAAACGAAGTTTTTTCTCTCATGGAAGCCAAAAGGCCACAGATATCATGGATGCCATGCTGGGTAAGCTGTACAATGTAATGGTTGCCAAGAAATTCCCTGAGAACATAAGGAAAGCCAGGGACAAGTCTGAGAGCTACTCCCTTATCTCCATGAAATCGCAGCCTGGTGACCCTAGGCAACCCAACATGAACTTTGAGATGAAATCGGAAGCAAAGCTGAGGGAGAGTCTGTTTTCTGCGTGCAtgccagagaaagagaagagctgTGCTGAAACTCTGGGCGAGCACATCATCAAGGAGGGACTGACCATGTGGCACAAGACTCATCAGAAAGACTGTAAGCCCCCCAGCATTGATTTTGCTGCGAAACCATGTCACCCTCAGCCAGAGGTTTCCTTTGAGGTTCCAGATCCTTGTGACTTAAGCCCTCCTCCACAGCAACCAGAGCCTTTTGAAAAATTTATGTGTGAATCAGATTCTTGGGCCAAAGACTTGATTGTGTCAGCCCTACTTCTGATTCAGTATCACCTGGCCCAGGGAGGAAGAATGGACCCTCAGAGCTTCCTGGAAGCTGCTGCCACCACCAACTTCCCCGCCAACAAGCCGCAGGCAGTGCACGACGAGTCCAGACTTAAGTCTCCTCATAAGATGTGTGACCAAGAACAGACAGAGAAGAAGGATCTGATGAGTGTCATCTTCAATTTTATCCGGAACTTACTCAGTGAGACCATATTTAAGAGTAAGCGTAATAGTGAATCCAAGGCACAGGGCGTTAAGGAAGAAGAGATCAATCAGTGTGAAAGGCCTGTGACCCCTCCTGCCCCGAAGTtgtgtgaggaagaggaggaggaggagactgaTGGTGCCTTATCTGGGCTCACCAAGATGGTCGCCAACCAGCTAGATGGCTGTATGAACGGGCAGATGGTGGAACACCTGATGGACTCTGTGATGAAGTTATGCCTCATTATTGCCAAGTCCTGTGATTCTCCCTTGTCAGAGCTGGGAGATGAGAAGTGTGGGGATGCCAGCAGGCCAAATTCTGCCTTCCCAGACAACCTGTATGAATGCTTGCCAGTCAAGGGCACGGGAACAGCTGAAGCCCTCCTGCAGAACGCCTACCTAGCCATCCATAACGAACTGAGAGGTTTGTCAGGACAGCCACCCGAGGGATGTGAAATACCCAAGGTGATCGTCAGCAACCACAACCTTGCTGACACCGTTCAGAACAAGCAGCTGCAAGCTGTCCTGCAGTGGGTAGCTGCCTCCGAGCTCAACGTCCCCATTTTGTACTTTGCTGGCGATGATGAAGGGATCCAGGAGAAG
- the Akap3 gene encoding A-kinase anchor protein 3 isoform X2: protein MAIPGDQRKGFSVDYYNTTNRGSPGRLHFEVTHKENPPPGPIAHVGNGSSIDEVSFYANRLTNLVIAMARKEINEKIHGSENKCVHQSFFMGDEPTPHKSLSTVASELVNETVSACSKNIAGDKAPGSGDRALGSVQSPGLRYKSTLKIKESTKDGKCPDDKPGSKKSFFYKEVFESRNAGDAKDGGRSLPGERKLFRGQDRPDDYTNSVSQGIMTYANSVVSDMMVSIMKTLRIQVKDTTIATILLKKVLIKHAKEVVSDLIDSFMKNLHNVTGSLMTDTDFVSAVKRSFFSHGSQKATDIMDAMLGKLYNVMVAKKFPENIRKARDKSESYSLISMKSQPGDPRQPNMNFEMKSEAKLRESLFSACMPEKEKSCAETLGEHIIKEGLTMWHKTHQKDCKPPSIDFAAKPCHPQPEVSFEVPDPCDLSPPPQQPEPFEKFMCESDSWAKDLIVSALLLIQYHLAQGGRMDPQSFLEAAATTNFPANKPQAVHDESRLKSPHKMCDQEQTEKKDLMSVIFNFIRNLLSETIFKSKRNSESKAQGVKEEEINQCERPVTPPAPKLCEEEEEEETDGALSGLTKMVANQLDGCMNGQMVEHLMDSVMKLCLIIAKSCDSPLSELGDEKCGDASRPNSAFPDNLYECLPVKGTGTAEALLQNAYLAIHNELRGLSGQPPEGCEIPKVIVSNHNLADTVQNKQLQAVLQWVAASELNVPILYFAGDDEGIQEKLLQLSAAAVEKGRSVGEVLQSVLRYEKERQLDEAVGNVTRLQLLDWLMANL from the coding sequence ATGGCTATCCCAGGAGACCAGCGCAAAGGCTTCTCTGTCGACTACTACAATACCACCAACAGGGGCAGTCCGGGGAGATTGCATTTTGAGGTGACACACAAGGAGAACCCTCCTCCGGGCCCCATTGCCCACGTTGGTAATGGGAGTTCCATAGATGAAGTTTCCTTCTATGCCAACCGCCTCACAAACCTAGTGATAGCCATGGCCCGGAAGGAGATCAATGAGAAGATCCATGGCTCTGAAAATAAATGTGTCCATCAGTCGTTCTTTATGGGGGATGAGCCCACACCCCACAAGAGCTTGAGTACAGTAGCCTCCGAGCTGGTGAATGAGACTGTCTCTGCGTGTTCCAAGAACATCGCTGGTGACAAAGCTCCGGGCTCTGGAGACAGAGCCTTGGGGTCAGTGCAGAGCCCTGGTCTAAGATACAAAAGCACTTTGAAGATCAAGGAAAGCACCAAGGATGGCAAGTGCCCAGACGACAAGCCTGGTTCTAAGAAGTCTTTCTTCTATAAGGAAGTGTTTGAATCTCGGAATGCAGGGGATGCCAAGGACGGTGGAAGGTCCTTACCTGGAGAGAGAAAGCTGTTCAGGGGCCAGGACAGGCCTGACGACTATACAAACTCTGTCAGTCAGGGGATCATGACCTATGCTAACAGTGTGGTGTCCGACATGATGGTCTCCATCATGAAGACCCTGAGGATCCAGGTGAAAGACACCACCATTGCCACCATTCTGCTGAAGAAGGTACTGATCAAGCACGCCAAAGAGGTGGTCTCCGATCTCATCGACTCGTTCATGAAGAACCTCCACAATGTCACAGGGAGCCTCATGACTGACACAGACTTCGTCTCAGCTGTGAAACGAAGTTTTTTCTCTCATGGAAGCCAAAAGGCCACAGATATCATGGATGCCATGCTGGGTAAGCTGTACAATGTAATGGTTGCCAAGAAATTCCCTGAGAACATAAGGAAAGCCAGGGACAAGTCTGAGAGCTACTCCCTTATCTCCATGAAATCGCAGCCTGGTGACCCTAGGCAACCCAACATGAACTTTGAGATGAAATCGGAAGCAAAGCTGAGGGAGAGTCTGTTTTCTGCGTGCAtgccagagaaagagaagagctgTGCTGAAACTCTGGGCGAGCACATCATCAAGGAGGGACTGACCATGTGGCACAAGACTCATCAGAAAGACTGTAAGCCCCCCAGCATTGATTTTGCTGCGAAACCATGTCACCCTCAGCCAGAGGTTTCCTTTGAGGTTCCAGATCCTTGTGACTTAAGCCCTCCTCCACAGCAACCAGAGCCTTTTGAAAAATTTATGTGTGAATCAGATTCTTGGGCCAAAGACTTGATTGTGTCAGCCCTACTTCTGATTCAGTATCACCTGGCCCAGGGAGGAAGAATGGACCCTCAGAGCTTCCTGGAAGCTGCTGCCACCACCAACTTCCCCGCCAACAAGCCGCAGGCAGTGCACGACGAGTCCAGACTTAAGTCTCCTCATAAGATGTGTGACCAAGAACAGACAGAGAAGAAGGATCTGATGAGTGTCATCTTCAATTTTATCCGGAACTTACTCAGTGAGACCATATTTAAGAGTAAGCGTAATAGTGAATCCAAGGCACAGGGCGTTAAGGAAGAAGAGATCAATCAGTGTGAAAGGCCTGTGACCCCTCCTGCCCCGAAGTtgtgtgaggaagaggaggaggaggagactgaTGGTGCCTTATCTGGGCTCACCAAGATGGTCGCCAACCAGCTAGATGGCTGTATGAACGGGCAGATGGTGGAACACCTGATGGACTCTGTGATGAAGTTATGCCTCATTATTGCCAAGTCCTGTGATTCTCCCTTGTCAGAGCTGGGAGATGAGAAGTGTGGGGATGCCAGCAGGCCAAATTCTGCCTTCCCAGACAACCTGTATGAATGCTTGCCAGTCAAGGGCACGGGAACAGCTGAAGCCCTCCTGCAGAACGCCTACCTAGCCATCCATAACGAACTGAGAGGTTTGTCAGGACAGCCACCCGAGGGATGTGAAATACCCAAGGTGATCGTCAGCAACCACAACCTTGCTGACACCGTTCAGAACAAGCAGCTGCAAGCTGTCCTGCAGTGGGTAGCTGCCTCCGAGCTCAACGTCCCCATTTTGTACTTTGCTGGCGATGATGAAGGGATCCAGGAGAAG